Proteins encoded within one genomic window of Bradyrhizobium sp. 186:
- a CDS encoding enoyl-CoA hydratase/isomerase family protein: MTATSPPHDKPGNTRIGQKEGDIVWITLDRPEKANALSSSLLTDILEALEAAERDPNVKAVILRGEGKHFCAGADLRELVDGGPRAIRRLLDLFREVCLRLERSALAVVGMAHGAVRAGGLELLLACDVVVALEDATFGDAHVLRELLPGGGSSVRLPRTVGHQRAKWLILSGATISAEEARDWGILHRTVPTERLKQAAVTLARSISVGDRKTVGRLKSLIYYSNTIGFDTALENEISMLEKHSTDSAMWESLKGFVRD; encoded by the coding sequence ATGACAGCTACATCGCCTCCTCACGACAAGCCGGGAAACACCCGAATCGGCCAGAAAGAGGGCGACATTGTGTGGATCACGCTCGACCGACCGGAGAAGGCGAACGCCCTTAGCTCTTCCCTTCTGACCGACATACTAGAGGCGCTCGAAGCAGCCGAACGCGATCCGAACGTCAAGGCAGTTATACTGCGTGGGGAAGGCAAGCATTTCTGTGCCGGGGCAGACCTGCGTGAACTAGTGGACGGCGGCCCTCGTGCAATCAGGCGCCTGCTCGATTTATTTCGCGAAGTCTGCCTTCGATTGGAGCGATCGGCGCTAGCTGTCGTCGGCATGGCACACGGCGCGGTGCGAGCAGGTGGATTGGAGCTCCTGTTGGCGTGCGATGTCGTGGTGGCGTTGGAGGATGCGACATTCGGCGACGCGCACGTGCTACGTGAACTCCTGCCCGGCGGTGGTTCGAGCGTCCGACTGCCCCGAACGGTCGGGCACCAGCGCGCGAAATGGCTGATCCTTTCCGGTGCAACGATTAGTGCCGAGGAAGCGCGCGATTGGGGCATCCTCCACCGGACCGTACCAACTGAACGGTTGAAGCAGGCGGCTGTCACGCTCGCGAGATCTATCTCGGTGGGGGACCGGAAAACCGTAGGAAGGCTCAAGTCTCTGATTTACTACTCGAATACAATTGGTTTCGACACCGCACTCGAGAACGAAATATCTATGCTTGAGAAGCACTCCACTGACTCTGCCATGTGGGAGAGCCTCAAGGGATTCGTTCGGGACTGA
- a CDS encoding acetyl-CoA C-acyltransferase translates to MFHDVYIAGASRTPMGSLLGTLSPLTAIELGAHATRATLARATIQPHQIDQVFVGCVLPAGLGQAPARQVAASAGITKSAQATTVNKMCGSGMQAVILAHDAIRAESANVVLAGGMESMSNAPFLLPRQRRGIKFGHGEIVDHVARDGLEDAYEKHLLMGVFADRSAIRHQISRQELDDFARMSLERAKKASEKRLVDDEIAAVDVPARNGHVRIERDEQPLTADVARIPQLMPAFGPEGRMTAASSSSISDGAATMAVMSSRSAEAIGPGQKAQIIGHTCYAAEPEHVCSAPGLAIAKLLQKVGWSAQTADLYEVNEAFAVVPILAAKHVGIGLSNVNIRGGACALGHPIGASGARILTTLLACLQARGGGRGIASICLGGGEALAVAIEVR, encoded by the coding sequence ATGTTTCATGATGTGTATATCGCAGGGGCTTCCAGAACCCCGATGGGAAGCCTTCTAGGAACCCTGTCGCCACTCACTGCGATTGAACTGGGGGCGCATGCCACCCGTGCAACGTTGGCGCGTGCAACAATTCAACCGCATCAGATTGACCAAGTGTTCGTGGGCTGCGTGTTGCCGGCGGGACTTGGCCAAGCTCCGGCCCGACAGGTTGCCGCATCGGCCGGGATCACCAAATCCGCACAAGCAACAACCGTCAACAAGATGTGTGGCTCGGGGATGCAGGCGGTCATATTAGCTCATGACGCGATCCGAGCAGAAAGTGCGAACGTGGTGCTCGCAGGCGGCATGGAAAGCATGTCCAATGCGCCGTTCCTGCTGCCACGACAGCGGCGCGGAATCAAGTTCGGCCATGGAGAGATCGTGGACCACGTGGCGCGCGATGGACTCGAGGACGCATACGAAAAGCATTTATTGATGGGCGTTTTTGCAGATCGATCTGCCATCCGTCACCAAATCAGCCGCCAGGAACTGGATGATTTTGCCAGGATGTCACTTGAACGAGCTAAAAAGGCGTCAGAGAAGCGCCTAGTCGACGATGAAATAGCAGCGGTGGACGTTCCGGCCCGGAATGGGCATGTGCGCATCGAGAGAGATGAGCAGCCGCTGACGGCAGATGTTGCGAGAATTCCCCAACTCATGCCTGCATTCGGCCCAGAAGGACGGATGACGGCGGCCAGTTCGTCCTCCATCTCTGATGGAGCCGCCACAATGGCAGTCATGTCTTCTAGGAGCGCCGAGGCTATAGGGCCCGGACAGAAGGCGCAGATTATCGGACACACCTGTTATGCTGCCGAACCCGAGCACGTCTGCAGTGCGCCAGGGTTGGCAATAGCGAAGCTGCTGCAGAAGGTCGGCTGGTCGGCGCAGACTGCAGATCTCTATGAGGTGAATGAAGCGTTTGCTGTCGTTCCGATTTTGGCGGCGAAGCACGTCGGGATCGGTCTCAGTAACGTCAACATTCGAGGCGGAGCTTGTGCACTCGGACATCCGATCGGCGCCAGCGGCGCCCGTATTCTCACAACACTCCTTGCATGCTTGCAGGCAAGGGGCGGAGGTCGCGGCATCGCATCGATCTGCTTAGGTGGAGGAGAAGCTCTCGCCGTTGCTATCGAGGTCAGGTGA
- a CDS encoding SDR family NAD(P)-dependent oxidoreductase, translating into MRIAGSAGLITGAASGLGRATAEIMASQGARLVLADVDVNGLEQLALALPGRHIVAAVDICDPASVTDSISRGEAELGPLRFLVSCAGIPSAARVVSRGEPHDLELWNRIIAVNLTGTFNVLRLMAQRMISNSPDETGERGVIVNTSSISAFDGLKGQAAYSASKAAVAGMTLPIARDLAEHAIRCMAVAPGVFQTPLTDSVPKKGIETMKRCFLAPPRPGHPAEFAAMVKSIIENPYVNGTCYRLDGGSRFAP; encoded by the coding sequence TTGAGGATCGCAGGTTCCGCCGGTCTCATAACCGGGGCGGCTTCTGGGCTGGGGCGAGCGACGGCTGAGATTATGGCGTCTCAGGGAGCGCGACTCGTCCTTGCCGACGTAGATGTCAACGGGCTCGAACAACTCGCGCTCGCGCTGCCCGGCAGGCACATCGTCGCGGCGGTGGATATATGCGATCCCGCTTCCGTAACTGACTCGATTAGCCGCGGCGAAGCGGAGCTCGGTCCCTTACGTTTTCTCGTAAGCTGCGCGGGCATCCCGTCTGCAGCCCGCGTGGTGTCTCGCGGTGAGCCTCACGATCTCGAGCTCTGGAATAGGATCATTGCAGTCAACCTGACCGGCACGTTCAACGTCCTGCGTCTGATGGCCCAGAGAATGATATCGAACTCGCCTGATGAGACAGGCGAGCGCGGCGTTATCGTCAATACAAGTTCGATCTCGGCGTTCGACGGGTTGAAGGGGCAGGCTGCCTATTCGGCAAGCAAGGCTGCGGTAGCCGGCATGACCCTTCCGATAGCGCGGGATCTTGCGGAGCACGCGATCCGTTGCATGGCCGTAGCGCCCGGCGTCTTCCAGACGCCGCTAACAGATAGCGTGCCGAAGAAAGGCATCGAGACGATGAAACGGTGCTTCCTGGCCCCCCCGCGTCCCGGCCATCCGGCCGAGTTCGCGGCGATGGTCAAGTCGATCATTGAGAATCCGTACGTAAATGGCACCTGCTATCGCTTGGATGGCGGCAGTCGCTTCGCTCCGTGA
- a CDS encoding AMP-binding protein, with protein MYAWIARSEDEFLRQTSKFACCMRGRLKLGDFLLQDQLNFHFVGCAGEGTGHGPNESAEGNIFRTDKERRCLMNKSEVDQRIAERVHEMLDVFGSPDADVARLLCDRYPEKKTAFRIVPKAGATVSLSYGRLKERSVRLASGLTKLGLKPGDRIGTLMSKSEDYLVTLMAIWRLGAVYVPLFTAFAPPAIEMRLASSGAKLIVSDCAQRSKLEDLADALPGLRVAGSDYRPHGDLSLGDIEASGEPGGSAHVGGGDWPIIEVYTSGTTGKPKGVVVPLRGIAAFQAYAEFGLGLLPDDIFWNAADPGWAYGLYCGIIASLSVGVTSVIHGDKFTPEGTVDVLVRERVTNFTAAPTVYRSLRAHGIAEGQISLRCASSGGEPLTPDVNLWAPKALGTVVHDHYGQTEAGMLVNNHHHPALKRPITPGSMGHALPGWYMTVIDPDTHEPLEPGMPGILAADLTRSPLHWFQGYVAASEMNSERLSSDGRWYLTGDVAKYDDDGSFRFSSRSDDLIIMAGYRIGPFDVESVLSTHPAVREVAIVATPDAIRGEVIEAVVVLAQGFTPSDALSEELKQKVRADYGAHAYPRRVHYRDNLPKTPSGKIQRFVIRGELRSLKVPS; from the coding sequence ATGTACGCATGGATCGCCCGTTCTGAGGATGAATTTCTGCGTCAAACCAGCAAATTCGCCTGCTGTATGCGCGGCCGGCTAAAGCTTGGCGATTTTCTTCTTCAGGACCAGCTAAATTTTCACTTTGTTGGATGTGCGGGCGAAGGTACAGGCCATGGGCCGAATGAAAGTGCAGAAGGCAATATTTTTCGGACAGATAAAGAAAGGAGGTGTCTGATGAACAAATCCGAAGTTGATCAGAGGATTGCGGAGCGCGTCCATGAGATGTTGGATGTATTCGGGAGTCCCGATGCCGACGTGGCCCGCCTCCTTTGCGATCGTTATCCCGAAAAGAAAACGGCCTTTCGCATTGTTCCGAAGGCCGGCGCAACGGTTAGTTTGTCTTACGGGCGGCTGAAGGAGAGGTCGGTGCGGCTCGCAAGCGGCCTTACCAAGCTCGGATTGAAGCCCGGGGACCGTATCGGGACGCTCATGTCGAAGAGCGAAGACTATCTCGTCACCTTGATGGCAATCTGGCGATTGGGAGCGGTCTACGTGCCGCTCTTCACTGCATTCGCGCCGCCAGCGATCGAAATGCGGCTCGCGTCCAGTGGCGCCAAGCTGATTGTATCCGATTGCGCGCAGCGATCCAAACTCGAGGATCTGGCTGACGCGCTTCCAGGCCTGCGGGTCGCGGGATCTGACTATCGTCCTCATGGCGATCTGTCACTTGGGGACATTGAGGCGTCAGGCGAACCGGGCGGGTCGGCCCACGTAGGAGGTGGCGACTGGCCGATCATCGAGGTTTATACCTCGGGAACAACGGGCAAACCGAAGGGTGTCGTCGTCCCGCTTCGTGGGATCGCAGCATTCCAAGCCTACGCCGAATTCGGGCTGGGCCTTCTCCCTGACGACATCTTCTGGAACGCGGCCGATCCAGGCTGGGCTTATGGACTCTATTGTGGGATCATCGCGTCCCTCAGCGTTGGCGTCACCTCGGTGATCCACGGGGACAAATTCACGCCTGAGGGGACTGTCGACGTTCTCGTGCGCGAGAGGGTAACGAACTTTACCGCGGCGCCGACGGTTTATCGCAGTCTTCGCGCCCACGGAATTGCAGAAGGCCAGATCTCGCTTCGCTGCGCCTCAAGCGGAGGTGAGCCCCTGACCCCGGATGTGAACCTCTGGGCTCCCAAGGCATTGGGAACGGTAGTTCATGATCACTACGGCCAGACCGAAGCCGGCATGCTGGTGAACAACCATCATCATCCAGCTCTGAAGAGGCCCATCACGCCGGGCTCGATGGGGCATGCTCTTCCGGGTTGGTACATGACGGTGATCGACCCGGATACTCACGAACCACTCGAACCAGGAATGCCCGGCATCCTAGCCGCTGATCTTACTCGGAGCCCTTTGCACTGGTTTCAGGGGTATGTCGCAGCGTCGGAAATGAATTCGGAGCGGCTATCCTCAGACGGGCGATGGTATCTCACTGGCGACGTAGCCAAGTATGACGATGATGGCAGCTTTCGTTTTTCGTCGCGCAGCGACGATCTTATCATCATGGCTGGATACCGCATCGGCCCGTTTGATGTGGAATCCGTGCTAAGCACCCATCCGGCCGTCCGGGAAGTCGCTATCGTTGCCACTCCAGACGCGATTCGGGGCGAAGTGATCGAGGCGGTGGTCGTTCTTGCACAAGGCTTTACCCCCTCCGACGCCCTTTCAGAAGAGCTCAAGCAGAAGGTGCGTGCCGACTACGGCGCCCACGCCTATCCTCGCCGAGTACATTACCGGGACAATCTTCCGAAGACCCCTTCAGGAAAGATCCAGCGTTTCGTCATCCGCGGGGAACTGCGTTCGCTTAAGGTGCCGAGTTGA
- a CDS encoding M20 aminoacylase family protein: MALDNDGSSEPRVSLMPDVNQHWLAEICRARADLTRDPTMKIIPEIAAAQDEIQALRRWFHAHPELGFEETQTSDFIAKTLKSYEIEVHRGLGGTGVVGVLRAGDGGRSIGLRSDMDALPIQELNTFTHRSLYDGKMHACGHDGHIAMLLGAARHLAHRRDFNGTIVFIFSPAEELGTGAKAMVEEGIFEKFPVDAVFGLHNWPGMPLNTFGLRPGPILAASAGFKIRIIGVGAHAALPHNGKDPVLTGAQIVAALQGIITRNKNPIDTAVLSVTQFHGGEASNVIPESVTLGGTVRTFSDATLDLIVSRMRTVVQNIAAAQECQAELKVTRSPATINAPDQTRFAAEVMKSIVGDAKVDVDLEPIMSGEDFAYMLQARPGAFAFLGAGNGEHRERGHGPGPCDVHNPSYDFNDEILGLGSTYWVELARRWLSGPLGAHR; the protein is encoded by the coding sequence ATGGCTCTCGACAACGACGGCAGTTCTGAGCCTCGCGTGAGCCTCATGCCAGACGTGAATCAACATTGGCTCGCCGAGATATGCCGCGCGCGTGCCGACCTAACCCGGGACCCCACAATGAAAATCATACCCGAGATCGCAGCAGCGCAAGATGAAATCCAGGCCTTGCGGCGCTGGTTTCACGCACATCCAGAACTAGGTTTTGAAGAAACGCAAACCTCCGATTTCATTGCCAAGACATTAAAGAGCTATGAAATCGAGGTGCACCGTGGACTTGGCGGCACCGGCGTCGTTGGCGTGCTGCGCGCGGGCGATGGAGGGCGTTCGATCGGACTCCGTTCGGATATGGATGCGCTACCGATACAGGAACTCAACACGTTCACGCACCGCTCGCTGTATGATGGTAAGATGCATGCGTGCGGTCACGATGGTCACATCGCGATGCTTTTGGGGGCCGCGCGACATCTGGCTCACAGGCGCGATTTCAATGGCACAATCGTGTTTATTTTCTCGCCGGCAGAGGAGCTTGGGACGGGCGCTAAAGCAATGGTCGAAGAGGGAATTTTTGAGAAATTTCCCGTGGACGCGGTTTTCGGCCTGCATAACTGGCCGGGCATGCCTCTCAATACGTTCGGGCTGCGGCCCGGCCCAATCTTAGCAGCGAGTGCTGGATTCAAAATTCGGATCATCGGCGTCGGCGCACATGCCGCTCTCCCGCACAATGGCAAGGATCCGGTGTTAACCGGTGCACAAATTGTCGCCGCGCTACAGGGAATCATCACTCGCAACAAGAATCCGATCGATACAGCGGTACTCTCGGTCACGCAGTTTCATGGGGGGGAGGCCAGCAACGTGATCCCAGAGTCTGTGACACTCGGCGGTACCGTAAGAACATTCAGCGACGCGACGCTAGACCTAATCGTATCCCGGATGCGTACAGTCGTCCAAAACATTGCCGCGGCGCAAGAATGCCAAGCCGAGCTAAAGGTCACGCGCTCTCCGGCGACGATCAACGCACCGGATCAAACGCGCTTCGCGGCGGAGGTAATGAAATCGATCGTTGGCGACGCAAAAGTAGACGTCGATCTCGAGCCAATAATGAGTGGCGAGGACTTCGCGTACATGCTGCAGGCCCGTCCTGGGGCCTTTGCGTTTCTAGGTGCGGGGAATGGAGAGCACCGCGAGCGGGGTCACGGACCTGGTCCCTGCGATGTGCATAATCCAAGCTATGATTTCAATGACGAAATACTTGGATTGGGTTCGACGTACTGGGTGGAACTGGCGCGGAGGTGGTTGAGCGGACCCTTAGGAGCCCACCGCTGA